One Candidatus Ornithobacterium hominis genomic region harbors:
- a CDS encoding thiamine phosphate synthase — translation MFIIITAERAKANEIELIRKMARFPISIHVRKPFFGEKDLMKWLSQFDENQHQKMMLHTGHKLIEQFNLKGLHFKENHLKDENLNHLVEKYHARGKKLSASFHSQNEAESQTQFDYVLLSPVFDSVSKKNYKGKIFQLNNPRKPIIALGGITQKNIEKAKINGFSGVAVLGSIWQCSSPLVAFKNMFNQYEKKFLEK, via the coding sequence ATGTTCATCATTATTACCGCTGAAAGGGCAAAAGCCAATGAGATAGAATTGATACGAAAAATGGCAAGATTCCCAATCAGCATCCATGTTCGCAAACCTTTCTTTGGAGAAAAAGATTTGATGAAGTGGCTGAGCCAATTTGATGAAAATCAACATCAAAAAATGATGTTGCATACCGGGCATAAATTGATAGAACAATTTAATCTAAAAGGATTACATTTTAAAGAAAATCATCTAAAAGATGAAAATTTAAATCATTTAGTAGAGAAATATCATGCGAGGGGTAAAAAACTTTCAGCTTCATTTCATTCACAAAATGAGGCTGAAAGTCAAACCCAATTTGATTATGTTTTGCTGAGTCCTGTTTTTGATTCTGTGTCAAAAAAAAATTATAAAGGCAAAATATTTCAGCTGAACAACCCTCGCAAACCAATAATTGCTCTTGGTGGAATTACTCAGAAAAATATAGAAAAAGCAAAAATAAACGGGTTTTCAGGAGTGGCTGTTTTGGGAAGCATTTGGCAATGCTCTAGCCCTTTGGTGGCTTTTAAAAATATGTTTAATCAGTATGAAAAAAAATTTCTTGAAAAATAA
- a CDS encoding thiamine phosphate synthase, whose protein sequence is MVYYISQGKTPNDHLQNIKKMVDAGVNWVQLRIKGSSANEILDIAQKAKEYCHENQVVFIINDDIQIAKLLNSDGVHLGREDESPQTAKELLGNKKIIGGTANTWDDCQKLIQMRVDYIGLGPFRFTLTKEKLSPILGIEGFRAIMNKMKGSKIDIPVIAIGGIRLEDIEELIEIGISGVALSGFLHKQENIATTISQLQSYFKI, encoded by the coding sequence ATGGTTTATTACATCAGCCAAGGGAAAACACCAAATGATCACCTGCAAAATATTAAAAAAATGGTAGATGCTGGGGTAAACTGGGTGCAACTTCGCATTAAAGGAAGCTCAGCAAATGAAATTTTAGATATTGCCCAAAAAGCAAAAGAATATTGCCATGAAAATCAGGTCGTATTTATCATAAATGATGATATTCAAATAGCTAAATTATTAAACTCCGATGGGGTTCACTTAGGAAGAGAAGATGAAAGTCCTCAAACAGCCAAAGAACTTTTAGGGAATAAAAAAATCATTGGAGGAACAGCTAATACATGGGATGATTGCCAAAAACTTATCCAAATGCGAGTGGATTATATTGGTTTAGGTCCTTTTCGGTTTACCTTAACCAAAGAGAAGCTCAGCCCAATACTCGGGATAGAGGGTTTTCGAGCAATTATGAATAAAATGAAAGGAAGTAAAATTGATATTCCTGTTATAGCCATAGGAGGTATTCGTTTAGAAGACATAGAAGAGCTTATTGAAATTGGTATAAGCGGCGTAGCACTGTCAGGTTTTTTGCATAAGCAAGAAAATATAGCCACGACCATTTCTCAGCTTCAATCATATTTTAAAATTTAA
- a CDS encoding thiazole synthase, with the protein MNKKLVIANRTFNSRLFTGTGKFSSSKLMEQAILASESELVTVALKRVDANNEEDAILQGLQFKHIHLLPNTSGVRDAREAVFSAEMAREALETNWVKVEIHPDPKYLLPDAIETLKACEELVKKGFVVMPYIHADPVLCKRLEEVGCQCVMPLGAPIGTNKGLKTMDFLEIIIEQSNVPVIVDAGIGAPSHAAHAMELGADAVLVNTAIATSENPVEMAQAFKLAVEAGRMAYEAKLGKISNQATASSPLTKFLYD; encoded by the coding sequence ATGAATAAAAAATTAGTTATCGCCAACCGCACATTCAATTCTCGGTTATTCACAGGAACAGGTAAATTTTCTTCCTCTAAACTGATGGAACAAGCGATTTTAGCCAGTGAGAGTGAATTGGTTACCGTTGCGCTCAAAAGAGTGGATGCCAATAACGAAGAAGATGCTATTTTGCAAGGACTTCAGTTTAAGCATATTCACTTATTGCCCAATACTTCAGGCGTGAGAGATGCTAGAGAAGCTGTTTTTTCGGCAGAAATGGCAAGAGAAGCTTTAGAAACCAATTGGGTGAAAGTAGAAATTCACCCCGACCCTAAATATTTATTACCCGATGCTATTGAAACCCTAAAAGCATGCGAGGAGCTGGTGAAAAAAGGATTTGTGGTTATGCCTTATATTCATGCAGACCCCGTTTTGTGCAAACGATTGGAAGAAGTTGGCTGCCAATGCGTAATGCCATTGGGAGCCCCTATAGGAACAAATAAAGGCTTAAAAACCATGGATTTTTTAGAAATCATTATAGAGCAAAGTAATGTGCCCGTAATTGTAGATGCTGGGATAGGAGCCCCTTCACATGCCGCCCATGCCATGGAATTGGGTGCTGACGCAGTGCTGGTGAATACAGCTATTGCTACTTCTGAGAATCCTGTGGAAATGGCACAAGCATTTAAATTAGCCGTAGAGGCAGGGAGAATGGCGTATGAGGCGAAATTAGGGAAAATCAGTAATCAAGCAACAGCTAGTAGCCCGCTAACTAAATTTTTATACGATTAA
- the thiH gene encoding 2-iminoacetate synthase ThiH — protein sequence MSGFKDILAQYNWEETLQSIHQKTEQDVRQALANPRRDLEDFKALISPSAQPYLEQMAQESHQKTRKRFGSTMQMYAPMYLSNECHNICTYCGFSFTNKIPRKTLTDEEILRESTFIRNKGYEHILLVTGEANQTVGVDFISNAIQLLRPYFANISMEVQPLNQIEYERLKQAGLYATLVYQETYHKATYQKHHPKGKKSNFDFRLDTPDRIGRAKLHKIGIGVLLGLEDWRTDSFFTALHLKYLQKTYWKTKFSISFPRLRPFSGGLEPKVTMTDAELVQLICAYRLMDEDVELSISTRESPRFRNHIVHLGITSMSAESKTNPGGYTVEPQSLEQFEISDDRSTEEIYKMLKKNKIQPVWKDWEKAW from the coding sequence ATGAGTGGTTTTAAAGATATATTAGCACAGTATAATTGGGAGGAAACACTACAAAGTATTCATCAAAAAACAGAACAAGATGTACGCCAAGCACTGGCAAACCCGAGACGAGATTTAGAGGATTTTAAAGCACTGATTTCGCCTTCGGCACAGCCTTATTTGGAACAAATGGCACAAGAAAGCCACCAGAAAACACGCAAACGATTTGGTAGCACTATGCAAATGTATGCCCCTATGTATTTGAGCAATGAATGCCATAATATTTGTACTTATTGTGGTTTTAGCTTTACGAATAAAATACCCCGCAAGACACTGACTGATGAAGAAATTTTGAGAGAGTCTACATTTATTAGGAATAAAGGCTATGAACATATTTTGCTGGTGACAGGAGAAGCCAATCAAACCGTAGGGGTAGATTTCATTAGCAATGCCATTCAGTTATTACGCCCTTATTTTGCAAATATATCGATGGAGGTTCAGCCACTGAATCAAATCGAATATGAACGTTTGAAACAAGCTGGTTTATATGCCACTTTAGTTTATCAAGAGACATATCACAAAGCTACTTACCAGAAACATCACCCCAAAGGCAAAAAATCAAACTTTGATTTTCGTTTAGATACTCCCGACCGAATTGGTCGTGCAAAATTGCACAAAATAGGCATTGGTGTATTACTTGGGTTAGAAGATTGGCGTACCGATAGTTTTTTTACAGCTTTGCATCTAAAGTATTTACAAAAAACCTATTGGAAAACCAAATTTTCCATTTCCTTTCCACGTTTACGTCCGTTTAGTGGTGGATTAGAACCAAAAGTTACTATGACAGATGCTGAATTGGTACAGCTAATTTGTGCCTATCGTTTGATGGACGAAGATGTAGAGCTTTCAATTTCCACACGAGAAAGTCCTCGCTTTAGGAATCATATTGTTCATTTAGGTATTACGTCGATGAGTGCCGAATCCAAAACCAATCCAGGTGGCTATACCGTGGAACCTCAATCATTAGAACAATTTGAAATTTCTGACGATCGATCTACTGAAGAGATATATAAAATGCTGAAAAAAAATAAAATACAACCTGTTTGGAAAGACTGGGAAAAAGCATGGTAA
- a CDS encoding HesA/MoeB/ThiF family protein produces MVIKLSKEEEQQYARHLLLDEIGVEKQELLKKSSVLVIGAGGLGSAVLQYLVAAGVGKIGIIDPDVVSISNLQRQVLFTHKDVGKPKAEVAKRRLERLNPFIEITSYTQTLNPENAFYLIEKYDVIVEGSDNFTTKYLTNDACVLAKKPFVLGSIFKFEGQLSVYNYKGSATYRCLFSEPMSTIDMPNCSEVGVLGVLPGVVGTLMANETIKIVTEIGEVLVNKLLKIDLLTLEMNIFKFEKDPEIQIEKLETLTMHCSSQNEEIDLETYQKEKERYNLLDIRTLEERLAFNLGGIHIPLQELSHRWQELPKEKPIIVYCAKGIRSAKAVEFLKQQNSAMKFLNLKDGINGIKKQS; encoded by the coding sequence ATGGTAATAAAATTAAGTAAAGAAGAGGAGCAACAATATGCACGCCATTTGTTGTTGGACGAAATAGGTGTAGAAAAACAAGAATTATTGAAAAAATCATCTGTTTTAGTCATTGGTGCTGGTGGTTTGGGAAGTGCTGTCTTGCAATACTTAGTTGCCGCAGGCGTAGGGAAAATAGGAATAATAGACCCAGATGTAGTAAGCATCAGTAATTTGCAACGGCAAGTATTATTTACCCATAAAGACGTAGGGAAACCTAAGGCAGAGGTAGCAAAGAGGCGTCTAGAGCGGCTAAATCCATTTATAGAAATCACAAGCTATACGCAAACATTAAATCCTGAAAATGCATTTTATCTCATAGAAAAGTATGACGTAATTGTGGAAGGTAGTGATAATTTCACCACAAAGTATTTAACAAATGATGCTTGTGTATTGGCAAAGAAACCTTTTGTCTTAGGTTCAATTTTTAAGTTTGAGGGGCAACTATCTGTCTATAATTATAAAGGAAGTGCCACCTATCGCTGTCTTTTTTCTGAACCAATGAGCACCATAGATATGCCAAATTGTAGTGAAGTGGGAGTGTTGGGGGTACTGCCTGGTGTGGTTGGAACGTTAATGGCAAACGAAACCATAAAAATAGTAACAGAAATAGGCGAAGTTTTAGTAAATAAATTATTAAAAATTGATTTACTTACTTTAGAAATGAACATTTTTAAATTTGAAAAAGACCCCGAAATTCAAATTGAAAAATTAGAAACTCTTACAATGCACTGTTCAAGCCAAAATGAAGAAATAGATTTAGAAACATATCAAAAAGAAAAAGAGCGTTATAATCTATTAGATATCCGCACACTTGAAGAACGTTTAGCATTTAATTTAGGCGGAATTCATATTCCTCTACAGGAACTATCTCATCGCTGGCAAGAGTTACCTAAAGAGAAACCCATAATCGTGTATTGTGCCAAAGGAATCAGAAGTGCCAAAGCCGTTGAATTTTTAAAACAACAAAATTCAGCTATGAAATTTCTAAATTTAAAAGATGGAATTAATGGGATAAAAAAACAGAGTTAA
- the thiD gene encoding bifunctional hydroxymethylpyrimidine kinase/phosphomethylpyrimidine kinase: protein MQEKKFPSVLSIAGFDGIGGAGIQADIKTISALGGYATTVLTALPVQNTMGVKSILAIPPGVVRAQLETIAEDILPCAIKIGMVHKPELIEIIVDFLKDFPEIPVVFDPVMVASSGKKLFSDQTHILHMKKLFPRISIFTPNLDEASLLTHQSIQSIEDMEKAGKLLLEMGIQSVLLKGGHLKGEQLTSLFFDIEKSVHRFDTKKIHSQNTHGTGCTLSSAIATYLALGKTSLEAIALSQDYVYKAIFHAKKISWGKGNGALHHFFKEI, encoded by the coding sequence ATGCAAGAAAAAAAGTTTCCATCCGTACTTTCTATTGCTGGTTTTGATGGAATTGGTGGAGCGGGCATCCAAGCTGATATTAAAACGATTTCGGCTTTAGGGGGATATGCCACCACTGTTCTCACAGCTTTACCTGTGCAAAACACAATGGGTGTAAAGTCCATATTAGCCATTCCGCCAGGCGTGGTGCGAGCGCAACTTGAAACCATAGCAGAGGATATTTTGCCTTGTGCTATAAAAATCGGAATGGTTCACAAGCCTGAACTTATTGAAATCATTGTTGATTTTCTGAAAGATTTCCCTGAAATACCAGTTGTTTTTGACCCAGTAATGGTGGCTTCGAGCGGGAAAAAATTATTCAGTGACCAAACTCATATATTACATATGAAAAAACTCTTCCCGAGAATATCTATTTTCACCCCTAATCTCGATGAGGCTTCTTTACTGACTCATCAAAGCATTCAATCGATAGAAGATATGGAAAAGGCTGGGAAATTGCTTCTTGAAATGGGAATACAATCTGTACTGCTAAAGGGTGGGCATTTGAAAGGGGAACAACTTACCTCGCTTTTTTTTGATATTGAAAAAAGTGTTCACCGATTTGATACTAAAAAAATTCATTCCCAAAATACCCATGGAACAGGTTGTACGCTTTCTTCTGCCATAGCTACTTATTTGGCTTTGGGTAAAACATCTTTGGAGGCAATTGCTCTCTCTCAGGATTATGTGTATAAAGCCATTTTTCATGCTAAAAAAATTTCATGGGGAAAGGGTAATGGTGCACTGCATCATTTTTTTAAAGAAATTTAA
- a CDS encoding DUF3810 domain-containing protein, whose protein sequence is MKRNNLKFNFLSLTTGVALLILVAITNQLTKNQYFTQEIYPKIYHKIHSNYSGFFDFLSFSLGDVLYLFLIVFLIYKISKGLKEIIQKEFLKALKIFSQILFFLMSFWVIFHWVWGFNYYKKPIIRSARTEIPLDDLKSMALQHFERAKRYSEQNLDFMPDSSVKVSLFSPLMRYFGVTGYFNPFSGEAQRVGKIPLLQIPFTNAHELAHQKGWAREYEANYIGYTNASKGDIPSRYSAEYAAMNYILREIYAEDSIFVRNIINEFPPKMQVDRAERIRFHEKYKGIADEVFTELNHYFLKSNNQTEGVKSYSRFVELLHQDYLKSKDLAH, encoded by the coding sequence TTGAAACGTAATAATTTAAAATTTAATTTCTTATCTCTTACCACAGGGGTAGCTCTATTGATTTTAGTCGCCATAACGAATCAATTGACTAAAAATCAATATTTTACACAAGAAATTTACCCGAAAATTTATCATAAAATTCATTCAAATTATTCTGGCTTTTTTGATTTTTTAAGCTTTTCGTTGGGTGATGTTTTGTATCTTTTTCTTATTGTATTTCTCATTTATAAAATTTCTAAAGGCTTGAAAGAAATAATTCAAAAAGAATTTTTAAAGGCTTTAAAAATTTTTAGTCAGATATTATTTTTTTTGATGAGTTTTTGGGTTATTTTCCATTGGGTATGGGGTTTTAATTACTATAAAAAACCCATCATTCGCTCAGCTAGAACAGAAATTCCTTTGGATGATTTGAAGAGTATGGCATTGCAGCATTTTGAGAGAGCAAAGAGATATTCTGAACAAAACTTAGACTTCATGCCTGATTCTTCGGTTAAAGTTTCACTTTTTTCTCCGCTCATGCGTTATTTTGGTGTGACGGGTTATTTCAATCCGTTTAGTGGAGAAGCGCAGCGCGTAGGCAAGATTCCTTTGCTTCAAATTCCGTTTACCAATGCTCATGAGCTAGCACATCAAAAAGGCTGGGCAAGAGAGTATGAGGCAAATTACATCGGGTATACAAATGCTTCTAAAGGAGATATACCAAGCAGATATTCAGCGGAATATGCGGCAATGAACTATATTTTGAGAGAAATTTATGCTGAAGATTCTATTTTTGTGAGAAACATCATCAATGAATTTCCACCAAAAATGCAAGTTGACCGAGCTGAAAGAATTCGTTTTCATGAAAAATACAAAGGCATCGCTGATGAAGTTTTTACAGAGCTCAATCACTATTTTTTGAAATCAAATAATCAAACGGAAGGAGTAAAAAGCTATAGCCGATTTGTAGAATTACTGCATCAAGATTATTTGAAATCAAAAGATTTAGCTCATTGA
- the panB gene encoding 3-methyl-2-oxobutanoate hydroxymethyltransferase, producing MSIHKKNKRVTAETLRTMKHENEKISMLTAYDYTLAKMVDASGVDAILVGDSASNVMAGHETTLPITLEQMIYHAQSVVRASERALVVVDLPFGTYQSDSQKALDSAVRIMKESGAHAVKLEGGKNIKKSIKKIINAGIPVMGHLGLTPQSIYQFGTYKVRAKEEEEAQTLLEEAQLLDDLGCFALVLEKIPAALAKQVTQKISIPTIGIGAGAECDGQVLVLQDMLGMTHEFKPRFLRQYLNLYDEITGALTQYVKDVKDGGFPNKNEQY from the coding sequence ATGTCTATTCATAAAAAAAATAAACGAGTGACTGCCGAAACGCTTCGCACCATGAAACACGAGAACGAAAAAATTTCAATGTTGACCGCTTATGATTACACATTAGCGAAAATGGTGGATGCCTCAGGGGTTGACGCTATATTGGTTGGCGACTCGGCATCGAATGTGATGGCAGGGCACGAAACGACTCTGCCCATCACGCTAGAGCAAATGATTTACCATGCGCAGAGTGTTGTGAGGGCTTCTGAAAGAGCCTTAGTTGTTGTCGATCTACCATTTGGAACTTACCAGTCAGATTCACAAAAGGCTTTAGACTCGGCAGTACGCATTATGAAAGAAAGTGGTGCCCATGCCGTTAAGTTAGAAGGCGGGAAAAACATTAAAAAAAGCATCAAAAAAATTATAAATGCGGGGATTCCCGTGATGGGGCATTTGGGTTTGACCCCCCAAAGTATTTACCAATTTGGAACTTATAAGGTGCGTGCAAAAGAAGAAGAAGAAGCTCAAACTTTGCTAGAAGAAGCTCAGCTTTTAGATGATTTGGGCTGTTTTGCCTTAGTTTTAGAAAAAATTCCAGCAGCTTTGGCAAAGCAAGTGACTCAAAAGATTTCGATTCCTACCATTGGTATCGGCGCAGGAGCTGAATGCGACGGGCAAGTCTTGGTTTTACAAGATATGCTAGGGATGACACATGAATTTAAGCCACGCTTTTTACGCCAATATTTGAATCTTTATGACGAAATAACAGGAGCTCTAACACAATATGTAAAAGATGTGAAAGATGGCGGTTTCCCGAATAAAAATGAACAATATTAA
- a CDS encoding RluA family pseudouridine synthase, translating to MWKPEILWEDNHLMIVNKACGDLVQGDKTGDESLLDKIKAFIKIRDNKSGNVYLGLVHRLDRPTSGVVIFAKTSKALSRMNQMFKNREVDKIYWAITEPANPNIPEKATLEHYLKKNSKKNFVSVFHQPTKDAKKAILHYELKQKLNHFWWYEIRLETGRSHQIRAQLASIGASIKGDLKYGASRSNRDGGIHLHARSAAFIHPVSKEKILVEAPPPEETLWQAIL from the coding sequence ATGTGGAAACCTGAAATTTTGTGGGAAGATAATCATCTCATGATAGTGAATAAAGCTTGTGGAGATTTGGTGCAGGGAGATAAAACTGGAGACGAAAGCTTGTTGGATAAAATCAAAGCCTTTATCAAAATTCGAGATAATAAATCTGGGAATGTCTATTTAGGTTTGGTGCATAGATTAGACCGCCCAACCAGCGGAGTAGTCATTTTTGCGAAGACGAGTAAAGCCTTGAGTAGAATGAACCAAATGTTTAAAAATCGAGAAGTTGATAAAATTTATTGGGCGATAACAGAGCCTGCTAATCCCAATATTCCTGAAAAAGCTACACTAGAACATTACTTGAAAAAAAATAGTAAAAAGAATTTTGTTTCAGTTTTTCATCAACCGACCAAAGATGCAAAAAAAGCCATTTTGCACTATGAGCTCAAGCAGAAATTAAATCACTTTTGGTGGTACGAAATTAGACTAGAAACTGGGCGTTCTCACCAAATCAGAGCTCAGCTAGCAAGCATTGGAGCCAGCATCAAAGGGGATTTGAAGTATGGAGCTTCAAGATCTAATAGAGATGGAGGAATTCATTTACACGCGAGAAGTGCAGCGTTTATTCACCCCGTGAGCAAAGAAAAAATTTTGGTCGAAGCGCCACCACCAGAGGAGACGCTCTGGCAAGCGATTTTGTGA
- the rplS gene encoding 50S ribosomal protein L19: MDQLVKYVEDKYVAKKDLPEFSAGDTITVYQEISEGGKTRVQFFRGVVLQRRGSGATETFTIRKMSGEVGVERIIPINMPSIQKIEVNKRGKVRRARIFYFRKLRGKKARIKEA, encoded by the coding sequence ATGGATCAATTAGTAAAATACGTAGAAGACAAATACGTAGCAAAAAAAGATTTACCTGAATTTTCTGCCGGTGATACAATCACTGTATATCAAGAAATTTCTGAAGGTGGAAAAACCCGTGTTCAGTTTTTCCGTGGAGTCGTTTTACAAAGAAGAGGTTCTGGCGCTACAGAAACCTTTACAATTCGTAAGATGAGTGGCGAAGTGGGGGTAGAAAGAATTATTCCAATCAATATGCCAAGCATCCAAAAAATTGAAGTGAATAAGCGAGGTAAAGTAAGAAGAGCAAGAATTTTCTACTTTAGAAAACTAAGAGGTAAAAAAGCAAGAATCAAAGAAGCTTAA
- the rlmD gene encoding 23S rRNA (uracil(1939)-C(5))-methyltransferase RlmD: MAKNKAWIIEDVHLLTAGAKGAAIAKPEGQKTIMVRNGVPGDVVDVRIVKKKKRFLEGKVVTIKKASADRIEPNCQHFGICGGCKWQNMTYEKQLFYKEQEVRDHLERIAKIQPEEFSPILGSEQQFWYRNKMEFSFSNQRWVTEEEIKEKGEIENRNALGFHIPGMWSKILDIEKCWLQEEPSNQIRRSLKEFADEQGLAFFDPTEQSGLLRTLMIRMTTTGEIMVLVQFFENQPENIQKVLGFLNQKFPEITSLLYAINPKGNDSIYDLEILNFKGQNFITEEMEGLKFKIGPKSFYQTNPQQALHLYQITRDFADLDGSEIVYDLYTGTGTIAQFIAQKAKKVIGVESVPEAIVAARENAAFNQIDNCTFYVGDMKTVFTDAFVQENGYPDVIVTDPPRDGMHPKVVENLLNIAPEKIVYVSCNTATQARDLEKLKEKYTLKKVQPVDMFPQTYHVENVALLTLKK; this comes from the coding sequence ATGGCAAAAAATAAAGCTTGGATTATTGAAGACGTCCACCTTTTGACGGCAGGAGCTAAAGGTGCTGCAATTGCAAAACCCGAAGGGCAAAAAACCATCATGGTGCGCAATGGCGTTCCTGGAGATGTGGTGGATGTACGAATTGTGAAAAAGAAAAAACGATTTCTGGAAGGGAAAGTGGTTACTATTAAAAAAGCTTCTGCTGACCGAATTGAGCCAAATTGTCAACATTTCGGAATTTGCGGTGGCTGCAAATGGCAAAATATGACATATGAGAAGCAACTTTTCTACAAAGAGCAAGAAGTCCGTGACCATTTGGAGCGTATCGCTAAAATACAACCAGAGGAATTTTCACCGATTTTGGGCTCTGAACAGCAATTCTGGTATCGTAATAAAATGGAATTTTCATTTAGCAATCAGCGTTGGGTGACTGAGGAAGAAATCAAAGAAAAGGGTGAAATTGAGAACCGTAACGCTTTGGGATTCCATATCCCAGGGATGTGGAGCAAAATTTTGGATATAGAAAAATGTTGGCTACAGGAAGAGCCTTCTAATCAAATTCGTAGAAGCCTGAAAGAATTTGCTGATGAGCAAGGATTAGCTTTTTTTGACCCCACGGAACAAAGCGGCTTACTGCGAACGTTGATGATAAGGATGACGACAACGGGGGAAATCATGGTGTTGGTTCAATTCTTTGAAAATCAACCAGAAAATATTCAAAAAGTTTTAGGTTTTTTGAATCAAAAATTTCCTGAAATTACTTCTCTGCTATACGCTATCAACCCGAAAGGCAATGATTCCATCTATGATTTGGAAATATTAAACTTTAAAGGTCAAAATTTCATTACAGAAGAAATGGAGGGTTTGAAATTCAAAATCGGCCCCAAAAGTTTTTACCAAACCAATCCTCAGCAAGCTTTGCATTTGTATCAGATTACACGAGATTTTGCTGACCTAGATGGATCTGAGATCGTATATGATTTGTACACCGGCACGGGAACTATTGCTCAATTTATTGCTCAAAAAGCAAAAAAAGTTATTGGAGTAGAGTCTGTGCCAGAAGCTATTGTCGCAGCTAGAGAAAATGCGGCGTTTAATCAAATTGATAATTGTACGTTTTACGTCGGTGATATGAAAACTGTTTTTACCGATGCCTTTGTGCAAGAAAATGGATATCCTGATGTGATTGTGACCGACCCGCCGCGCGATGGTATGCACCCCAAAGTTGTGGAAAATCTTCTGAATATTGCTCCAGAAAAAATCGTCTACGTAAGTTGTAATACTGCAACACAAGCGCGAGATTTGGAGAAATTAAAAGAGAAATATACCCTAAAAAAAGTTCAACCAGTCGATATGTTTCCGCAGACATATCATGTAGAGAATGTTGCCTTATTAACTTTAAAAAAATGA
- a CDS encoding DUF6452 family protein: MRVLILFFISLLFFSCEEEDICLEGSTPRLVIETVNTSQASISIDSVQIFRNQGNQDSMIYKGTLSQQYKIPLLLKEAPFTKFTFKIYQKNQIIQDEFIVGYNYKLNYVSKACGYRVLYDSLNVKFKPNFFKKVEVLKPVLDHEAAPHLRFSH, translated from the coding sequence ATGAGAGTATTAATCCTATTTTTTATCAGCCTTCTATTTTTTTCTTGCGAAGAAGAAGACATTTGCCTAGAGGGTTCAACGCCGAGACTGGTTATAGAAACGGTGAACACCAGCCAAGCTTCTATCTCGATTGATTCTGTTCAAATTTTTAGAAATCAAGGCAATCAAGATTCTATGATTTATAAAGGCACGTTGAGTCAGCAGTATAAAATTCCTCTGTTACTGAAAGAAGCACCCTTTACTAAATTTACCTTTAAAATTTATCAAAAAAATCAAATCATTCAAGATGAATTCATCGTAGGCTACAATTATAAATTAAATTACGTTTCCAAAGCCTGTGGATATCGCGTTTTGTATGATTCCTTAAATGTTAAATTCAAGCCAAACTTCTTTAAAAAAGTTGAAGTTTTAAAACCTGTTTTAGACCATGAAGCAGCTCCTCATCTCCGCTTTTCTCATTAG
- a CDS encoding DUF6048 family protein, with protein sequence MKQLLISAFLISLLSPMLAQEIKSPKPIPHQIFIGIDLLNPAIQFLSDKKGYEASVSVPVYKKWQAIAEGGYEENKYEQNSWNIDLSGFFARVGFDWYVDSDHKNLNNGYYLGARIGYSPYQLKINELPIKNQGGEVFSMPLGEVSSHALWVAPVVGARVNLGDTRFYVNSNVQLNILAMDLNEKDFDAFAIPGFGKSNNGLNLRVLWSFGFVL encoded by the coding sequence ATGAAGCAGCTCCTCATCTCCGCTTTTCTCATTAGTCTTCTTAGCCCGATGTTGGCACAAGAAATTAAGAGCCCCAAGCCGATTCCGCATCAGATTTTTATCGGAATAGATTTGCTCAATCCTGCCATTCAATTTTTGAGTGATAAAAAAGGCTATGAAGCCTCAGTTTCAGTCCCAGTTTATAAAAAATGGCAAGCTATAGCAGAGGGCGGCTACGAAGAAAATAAATATGAACAAAACAGCTGGAATATTGATTTAAGTGGTTTTTTTGCACGAGTGGGCTTTGACTGGTATGTGGATTCCGACCACAAAAACTTAAACAACGGCTACTACCTTGGCGCACGTATAGGCTACAGTCCGTATCAACTAAAAATCAACGAATTACCCATTAAAAATCAAGGAGGCGAGGTCTTTTCTATGCCACTAGGCGAGGTTTCTTCACACGCGCTTTGGGTAGCGCCCGTGGTAGGTGCAAGAGTAAATTTGGGCGATACGCGTTTTTATGTCAATTCAAATGTGCAACTCAATATACTGGCAATGGATTTGAATGAAAAGGATTTTGATGCATTTGCCATCCCAGGGTTTGGGAAGAGTAATAATGGGCTGAATTTGAGGGTTCTATGGAGTTTTGGGTTTGTTCTTTAA